One Anopheles marshallii chromosome 3, idAnoMarsDA_429_01, whole genome shotgun sequence genomic region harbors:
- the LOC128715614 gene encoding inactive hydroxysteroid dehydrogenase-like protein 1 — protein sequence MFCSLLTWLGLYVAAVWLYENLRTPVLLVLRSIKQLVFRQKLSQRYGKWAVITGASDGIGKGYAHYLARQGMAIVLVARNEAKLAKVAAEIKSKHGVETKIVVADFSKGREIYPHLEKALVPLDIGILVNNVGIFDTPMYVDEVPQQKLWDFIHVNVAAATLLCNILAPAMKRRQRGLIVNVSSIASVCPAPCLATYAASKAYVTSFSVALAEELRPFGVEVQTVLPSFVHTNMSDYMVKDAKDPWRKKYMVTVDNFMAYAGCTIGKVDFTSGHWSHGLQFAVLYLFPEFVRVFVLGRVNKKLREDFHVQKKTKVR from the exons ATGTTCTGTTCATTACTGACGTGGCTCGGACTGTACGTTGCTGCGGTTTGGTTGTACGAAAATCTTCGTACTCCCGTACTGCTGGTACTAAGAAGCATTAAGCAGTTAGTGTTCCGCCAGAAACTCTCTCAGCGATACGGCAAATGGGCCG TCATAACCGGTGCATCGGATGGCATTGGGAAGGGTTACGCACATTATCTCGCCCGGCAGGGCATGGCGATAGTGTTGGTAGCTCGCAATGAAGCCAAGCTCGCTAAAGTGGCCGCCGAAATCAAATCGAAACACGGTGTGGAAACGAAAATTGTTGTAGCCGATTTCTCCAAGGGACGAGAGATCTATCCGCATCTTGAAAAGGCGCTCGTTCCATTGGATATAGGCATCCTTG TGAACAATGTTGGCATTTTCGATACACCGATGTACGTGGACGAAGTACCTCAACAGAAGCTGTGGGACTTTATCCATGTGAATGTGGCCGCTGCAACACTGTTGTGCAATATTCTCGCGCCCGCGATGAAACGTCGGCAACGTGGCCTCATCGTGAACGTGTCCTCGATCGCGTCAGTGTGTCCAGCGCCCTGTTTGGCGACTTATGCCGCGTCGAAAGCGTACGTGACAAGCTTCTCGGTGGCCTTGGCTGAAGAGTTGCGCCCGTTTGGTGTTGAGGTCCAAACCGTGCTGCCTTCCTTTGTACACACCAATATGTCCGACTACATGGTTAAGGATGCGAAGGACCCATGGAGGAAAAAATATATGGTCACCGTGGATAACTTCATGGCGTACGCAGGATGCACGATCGGTAAGGTGGACTTCACTTCCGGCCACTGGTCACACGGGTTACAGTTTGCTGTTCTCTATCTGTTTCCGGAAtttgtgcgagtgtttgttcTTGGTAGAGTGAACAAGAAGTTGCGCGAGGATTTTCATGTTCAAAAGAAGACTAAAGTGCGATAA